The Quercus lobata isolate SW786 chromosome 9, ValleyOak3.0 Primary Assembly, whole genome shotgun sequence region GATAATGTGGACTCTTGATTCTAGGAACTAAGTGGTATTTTAGTAGAAAAAGCTCAAAGTGAGAAAATATTCTCCACATGAATATTAAAGGAACTGATGGAATGGATTTATTTTTACAATGACATGGTTTGATATGGTTGCTTATCCCTGCAGTCCAGAGACTTTGTAACTCTATCCGCCCCCTCGACATTCAAGTACAACTGAAACCaccaaaataagaaaagaaaagaaaaagaagaagaagaaaaggtacAGCATTGTAGTTATGGTTAAATATCTTCATCCCACAAATCATGAAGTGTCTTGTATGGGCTTGTTGTTTGGTTAACAAGAAAATCCCCTCTCATGGTCTTGCTCTGCTCCAAATTGTCAATCTCAAGGAAATCTTGGTCATCCAACTTCAAATCAAAGGACCCCATGTTCTCCTTCATCCTATCTTTATTAAAGCTCTTGACTATCACGCTTGATCCTTTCGATATTCCCCATTGTAGAGCAACCTTCATAATTTGAAGCAAACTTTGAGTCTTTGGGTAATCTTTTGCAGATAAAATGTAATTGGATATGGCACTTTTAGCATGATTTACAACTTAATTTATCGGTGCATGGTATAAAAGGACAATTTTGGAACAATTTCTTCCATATTGTACTTGTACTTTACGtattaaattcaatcatatgACTGTATTGGTCAAAAAGTtatatagttgaatttaatggtcaataaggctgtgtttggttcgcgtaaaaccatttccggaaaatattctatttttcgaaaatactattttccggaaaggaaaacgttttcatgtgtttggctgtcacaaaattcattttacggaaaattaattttggtgtttggttcatttaatcattttactAGAAAATGCATCAAATCCGGCAAAACGCTCGTTCGACGAGCGGCGTGATCGCACCGCTCGATCGACGATCACGATCGTGCACCGCGCTGCTCGTCGGCGCGGTGCGATCGTCGGCGCGatcatccctctctctctctctgatttgggctctctctctctctctctctctctctctctctccggaagtaatttgaagtgaaaatgagggGAGTAAATGATTTCCGGGTCAAAGGTGAAATTAGTGGTCAACCGGAAATCATTTTTCGGAAAATAGTGTTTTCCGTGGCAGCCAAACACATGgattttccggaaaacgatTTCTGAAATTGGTTTTCACCCAATTCAAACGCAGCGTAAGttatataattgaatttaatgGAAAACGTTATGTAAAATACTTAAAGGATTGTACCCAAGTTTTATacttttcaaattaaatctAGGAGAATGTTATGTTAACAATGAGACTAAGTCTACCTGAGCTGAGGTTGCCTTGTGTTTGAGAGCAATGGATTTGATGATTGGGCTATCTATCACAGCTGTTGATCCCCATGCATTTCCGGGTGCACCTAGTGGTGAGTAGGCACTTACATGAATTTTGTAGTCTGCACAGGTCTCTCTGAGCTTGCTTTGCCTCCACATTGGGTGCATTTCCACCTGTTACaagtaaatttaattagtagttAGCTTAGCAACgttgttttaaaatattttagccTTTGTTAGGAGTTGATTagtcttaaaaatatataattggttTGCACACGAGTATTTTACTACCTATAATGCCTATTCTATTATATTGCTaatgtttgttaaaaaaaaaaaaattatattgctaATGTGACAAAGCTCTTTTGGGTTCTTCCCTCCTGGATTGGAGGCCTGATTGAAGGACATTTTTGTGTACAAGGCACTCTATTGGATTGACTTTGTtaagttaaaaaacatttttatttactaaatCATTTGACTTATGCAAATTAGTATTATACATGTTATATCACGTCTATTTCAATTGCGTaatattgcttagagttacactaggtgtaacttgaatccaacttatatatatataaatatatatatatatatttatatatataatatttcttaTCCTTTCAATTTAAATATAGTATGAATTAGTAGCCAAATAAGAAACATGATTagtatgaaaattaaaaaaagcttAATTTTCccttggagagagagagagagagagagagagagagagttcaatTCAATGAATTTCAAACCTAACGTCACAATTTAGAGAATACCACTTTATTTTAACATTGGTGCATGTACTTTGGACTAGAAATAGAATTGTCACAGCATTTGacatgaaataaatatatatcagTTATTGACAATGGCGATTGATGACCACAATGACAATGACATGAAGACTTCAGTACAAAAATTCtcaacaattattaaaaaatatatatattctcaactAATTTGGCTGATCATCAAGTAGAATTCACGTTTggtatatatacatacatatatatatatatatatatatataaaattttaaatttagtgCCCAAACAAACCCAAGATTTCTTTGGCTGAGTCATGCCAGTGACTTTGCACATCAGTATGACTATTTTAGTATACCTGATTGACGGCTGGAGACACTGAAGCAAAATCTACCAGTCGTTCGATCTTCTTGCTAGAGAAATTGCTCACACCAATGCACCTACACAACCCCATCTCCATGCACTTCTCCATTCCAGCCCAGGTGGACTCAAGGTCTAGTTTTTCAAAGTCCTCTTCTTTTGGAACTGAATCACAAGCCCATGGCTTCAACTTAACTGGCCAGTGCACTAGGTACAAGTCCAAATATTCCATTCCCAAGTTCCTGATTTCCAAtgcaaaccaaaacaaaaactagaatAGTTAGAACTTATTTGACAGATTGGATGGGTTGTGTTTTATATTTTCAGTCTCATATAACATTGGTTTTCTAGGCCATAGTTTTTTGGTCCATGGTTTTCTATCATTGTTTTCAATATCCTAGCTAGACCTATAGATATAATAGGCGATCTCATATGATTTGGCTGACATATTAAACAAGCATAAAACCAAGATACGTTGCACACCCACATGCAGTCTTTTTAGTGTTGCTATCTTATAAGCCTTGAATGAGATTTTGGGTATTATCTAAGATTGTtccatttttatgaaaaaaaaaaaaaaaaaaaattgaaggtgATGAGGTAAGGATTAGGTACAGTTTACGTGTTGTATGTTTTATTTCACAattgaatttaatcatataatTACATTGATTTGATCAATACAGTATACTATATTTTTAAGAGCTGTATCTACGTTTAACATATATAGCTACTGTATCTAAGATTTGTCTGGTAAAGGgtattatatatatttccttGAGCTGAGATAGGAAGATGCTCTTTTAGTACATTAACATAGTTTGGATTCTGGAACATAAAGGGAGATTTTTGAAGCTAGGCAATAGAATAAACAAAGTAAAGTGGAGAATATCAAAGAACTCCTCTAGattattttttccttcactttttgAAAGTGTGGTGTGGATGTTAATGCATGTGCTTAGTGCTTGATGCTTACTGTAGAGTTTGCTTGAGTGCTGAAACAGGATCATGGTGATCACTCCCCCAGAGTTTAGATGTAACAAAAACGTCTTCTCTTTCTATTGTCTTATCAAGAATTGCCTTTCTTAAAGCATTTCCCACTGCTGGCTCGGACCCATATATTTTTGCTGTATCAAAATGCCTGTAACCCAACTGCATATTGCAAAACAACCATAGCAAATTAATAACCAATACTTAGTTATGGAAGAAtggaaaacaaaatataattcaatgaaaataaaagaatgaaaaatgataATCTGTTTCGATAAAGAGCTATTTGTCGTGAAAGAGCATGCTAGGGACACAATAATCTTCATAATCATTTTCATGTGAACTCATCATTGATAGTATTTTAAGTAGCGCTAACCACAACATACTATCTTAACAATAGTGAAAAAGAGTATGAATAACTGAAAAATTGTTGTGTCCTTAGATTTAATTGTGGTGAaatatccattaaaaaaaactaaaattaggaaaaaaaaaaaaaaaacaagtaaagaagatgtttttctgttttatttttatgtaataaacGATTAGTGTGTACGGTTTGTACCTTGAGGGCCATATGAATGGCTAATTCTGTTGTCTCCCTATCATTTTGGGAGGAATAAGTGCCTAGTCCAATGACAGGCATTGTTATTCCACAGTTCAAACGCACCTGATTGTTCctcatctctgtctctctgtctctgtgtgtgtgtttgtgtttatgtttgtgtttttaggCCACACCACAAAATGGTTCTCTAACTCCACCTATATATACAAGAAAAAAGTCAATATTATTAACGGTTTCCTTAGGACACTTCAACCACACAAAATACTTATAATGGTTAGGAATATTATAATTCTTTGTGAGAGTTGATGAAAGATGTagaaagaaagttaaaaaactaaaaaaaataattgaagtgTACAAATCGAAGCATGGGATCTTCCATGTCTCTAGGGATTTTATCAGCTGGCCCAATCCATCATTTTTAAGCCAAGTATCTTAGTAGAGAGCATTCATTCAGAGGAGgttgttttctctatttatataaatacatgttaattaaatatatgtataatttttatttaaagtcAACTTGATATATTATATTCCACTCTTGAGGAAAACATTATAATATAACATGAAATATGTGCTTATTTGCTTATATGCTTTCCCCAGTCATTCCCTCCCTTTCTTCAAATTTGAAGGCGTGAAGAATAAACTCTCATTTCAGGCTTGTGGGTGGTGCAAAATACTTGTTTTTTAATGGGACGGTTGACTCTTAGCATATAAATaccttaataaataaattaaatattaagtATTTGACTCGAAAATTtgtcaatgaatttttttcttttctagttttaaGTCAATTCAGTTTTTAAATGTAAATGATTTACTGTTCTACATGATTTTGCTGCTCTACAAGTTGACTTTAATTTAGAAGTTATAGGAATCAtgttcttttgcttttgaaatTATTCAGATGTGCCACACGTCTTGTCTTGTCGATAATGTTCCTtgataactttatttttttccctagcAAAAGAAATGAGAATGACCCATTTATTGGTTGTCAACGCCATACAATGAGAATATGAAGTTAGAATGAATGCCAATTCCCTTGTAAGTAGAGAAATACCCGAACTCCTTAAGggcaaattacaaaaaatataaaataatatgttgatgaaagaaattcaaataatatgTTAATAACACGTGGGTTCAAATTAACGTAATTAATAGAGTCTATTattgttaaataagagattttgatCTGATTCtcacatacaaaaaaaaaaaaaaaaaaaaaaattgatattttgatttgATAAAAACATGTGGGTACAAATTAGATCAACTAATAGAGTTTATTGttattaaataagagatcttaATTTGAATCTTGCCTAtatagcaataaaaaaaaatattgatattttaaCTTGATAATAACATATGGGTTCAAGTTAGCTCAACTAATAGAGTCTATTGtcattaaataagagatcttgATCTAAATCTTgcttatactatat contains the following coding sequences:
- the LOC115960147 gene encoding NADPH-dependent aldo-keto reductase, chloroplastic, with the protein product MRNNQVRLNCGITMPVIGLGTYSSQNDRETTELAIHMALKLGYRHFDTAKIYGSEPAVGNALRKAILDKTIEREDVFVTSKLWGSDHHDPVSALKQTLQNLGMEYLDLYLVHWPVKLKPWACDSVPKEEDFEKLDLESTWAGMEKCMEMGLCRCIGVSNFSSKKIERLVDFASVSPAVNQVEMHPMWRQSKLRETCADYKIHVSAYSPLGAPGNAWGSTAVIDSPIIKSIALKHKATSAQVALQWGISKGSSVIVKSFNKDRMKENMGSFDLKLDDQDFLEIDNLEQSKTMRGDFLVNQTTSPYKTLHDLWDEDI